Proteins found in one Mycoplasmopsis bovigenitalium genomic segment:
- the ligA gene encoding NAD-dependent DNA ligase LigA, producing MKEKIEQLTNLINKWNYEYFIENNPSVSDLEYDKKLKQLEELEQQYPELIHPNSPTKKVGADNIFSTKFAKFTHNQPMLSLAKAYSYDDIEKFLDTIKKVVPEDKINFSIEPKIDGLSIAIHYENGYLTKAITRGDGIEGEIVTSNIMQIESIPKIIDYKNNLEVRGEVFLPKAKFYQLNREMNELGLKKFANPRNAASGTLRQLNEEIVAKRGLEAYLYELVDPQNHDIYTQNDSLKFLAKLNIPTNPLHKLVEIEDLSEEIENFAEVKNTLEYDADGLVIKLNDLNYWKAMGNTSKFPKHSIAFKYEVESVNSKITNILSSVGRTGKITYIANIEPVELNQTIVQYATLHNYDFISKMNINIGDEVSIIKAGEIIPKVINLAVKNTYSKFNKLLNCPSCNSILVENEGLVDQFCLNSNCDEKNINKIYHFASRKGMNIVGLGLSTVKDLFKAGILKKIEDIYSLEEHKSLVLKIERFGELKFNNLMKNVEKSKQNSFDKVLFALGIQHLGQRAAKLISKQFNNFKELLECENLESIQNIENIGPKITISLMEFMKDSENRKLLLFLDEIFEYKKQKNTSNSQLNNITFVITGKLTNSRDYYTQIIENNGGIVASSVSKKTNYLLCGDDAGSKKNKAIELGTKIINEEEFMKLIN from the coding sequence ATGAAAGAAAAAATCGAGCAACTTACAAACCTAATTAACAAATGAAATTACGAGTATTTCATTGAAAATAACCCTAGCGTTTCTGACCTAGAATATGACAAAAAATTAAAACAACTTGAAGAATTAGAACAGCAATATCCAGAATTAATTCACCCTAATTCACCTACAAAAAAAGTTGGCGCAGACAACATTTTCAGCACAAAATTTGCAAAATTTACTCATAATCAACCTATGTTATCATTAGCAAAAGCATACTCATATGATGACATTGAAAAATTTTTGGATACCATTAAAAAAGTTGTTCCTGAAGATAAAATTAACTTCAGTATTGAGCCTAAAATCGATGGTTTATCGATTGCGATTCATTATGAAAATGGTTATTTAACTAAAGCAATAACTAGAGGAGATGGTATTGAGGGTGAAATTGTCACAAGCAATATTATGCAAATTGAATCTATACCCAAAATTATCGATTATAAAAACAATTTAGAAGTCCGTGGAGAAGTGTTTTTACCAAAAGCAAAATTTTACCAATTGAATAGAGAAATGAATGAATTGGGATTAAAAAAATTTGCAAACCCGCGTAACGCTGCGTCTGGAACATTGCGTCAATTAAATGAAGAAATAGTTGCTAAACGCGGTCTAGAAGCATATCTTTATGAATTAGTAGATCCTCAAAATCATGATATTTACACACAAAATGACTCATTAAAATTTTTAGCAAAATTAAATATCCCAACAAATCCTTTACATAAATTAGTTGAAATTGAAGACTTATCAGAAGAAATTGAGAACTTTGCAGAAGTTAAAAATACACTCGAGTATGATGCTGACGGTCTAGTAATCAAGTTAAATGACTTAAATTATTGAAAAGCAATGGGCAATACATCAAAATTTCCAAAACACTCAATTGCCTTCAAATATGAAGTCGAATCAGTTAATAGTAAAATTACTAACATTTTGAGTTCAGTTGGCAGAACTGGAAAAATTACATACATAGCAAACATTGAACCAGTTGAATTAAACCAAACAATAGTTCAATATGCAACTCTTCATAACTACGATTTTATCAGTAAAATGAATATTAACATTGGTGATGAAGTTTCGATAATTAAAGCTGGTGAAATAATTCCAAAAGTTATTAATTTAGCAGTAAAAAACACATATTCAAAATTCAATAAATTATTAAACTGTCCAAGTTGTAATTCAATCCTAGTAGAAAACGAAGGTCTAGTTGATCAGTTTTGTTTAAATTCTAATTGTGATGAAAAAAATATAAACAAAATTTATCATTTTGCTTCAAGAAAAGGAATGAATATTGTTGGCCTTGGCTTGTCAACTGTAAAGGATTTGTTCAAAGCTGGTATTCTTAAGAAAATTGAAGATATTTACTCACTTGAAGAACACAAAAGTCTCGTATTGAAAATTGAGCGTTTTGGCGAACTCAAATTTAACAATTTAATGAAAAATGTTGAAAAATCAAAACAAAACAGCTTTGATAAAGTACTATTCGCGCTAGGTATTCAACATCTTGGACAAAGAGCGGCTAAATTAATTTCAAAACAATTTAATAATTTTAAAGAATTATTAGAATGTGAAAATCTAGAGAGCATTCAAAATATTGAAAATATTGGTCCTAAAATAACAATTTCATTAATGGAGTTTATGAAAGATAGCGAAAATAGAAAACTTTTATTATTTTTAGATGAAATTTTTGAATACAAAAAACAAAAGAATACGTCAAATTCTCAATTAAATAATATTACATTTGTTATAACAGGCAAATTAACCAATTCAAGAGATTATTACACACAAATAATTGAAAATAATGGCGGTATTGTTGCAAGTAGTGTTTCTAAAAAAACCAATTATCTATTGTGCGGAGATGATGCTGGAAGTAAGAAAAACAAAGCAATTGAATTAGGTACAAAAATTATTAATGAAGAAGAATTTATGAAATTAATAAATTAG
- the tpiA gene encoding triose-phosphate isomerase — protein sequence MNKIIIANWKMNKTFGESAEWLEKFNKKFKEKIRKDKTYKDAVYANEFGIAMPPINLAAHVAFNKIDKLMLVGQDVSQFPAGPYTGDISAEMLNEFGIKYVIVGHSERRKYHYETSCDVNLKAKAALEYNITPLICFGESLTEYQQGKSKEVVKRKILESSKDIDFSKVIISYEPIWAMGTGQSASPTFLKDMAEYIRSITSPNTKIIYGGSVNAKNIKDLAKIPDINGFLIGNATLDLDTFLEVIAVE from the coding sequence ATGAACAAAATTATTATAGCCAATTGAAAAATGAATAAAACATTTGGTGAAAGTGCAGAATGATTGGAAAAATTCAATAAAAAGTTCAAGGAAAAAATTAGAAAAGATAAAACATATAAAGATGCAGTTTATGCCAATGAATTTGGTATTGCAATGCCGCCAATAAATCTTGCAGCCCATGTAGCATTCAACAAAATTGACAAATTAATGTTAGTTGGACAAGATGTTTCTCAATTCCCAGCTGGTCCCTACACTGGCGATATTTCTGCCGAAATGTTGAATGAATTTGGAATAAAATACGTTATTGTTGGCCACTCTGAAAGAAGAAAATATCACTACGAAACCTCATGTGATGTTAACTTAAAAGCAAAGGCAGCCCTTGAATATAATATAACCCCTCTAATTTGTTTCGGAGAGAGTTTAACCGAATATCAACAAGGAAAATCAAAAGAAGTGGTTAAACGGAAAATCCTTGAATCATCAAAAGATATAGATTTTAGTAAAGTAATCATATCTTATGAACCTATTTGAGCTATGGGAACTGGCCAAAGTGCATCACCAACATTTTTAAAAGATATGGCTGAATACATTCGTTCAATAACAAGCCCAAATACGAAAATAATTTACGGTGGGTCTGTTAATGCTAAAAATATCAAAGACCTAGCAAAAATTCCTGATATTAATGGTTTTTTAATTGGAAATGCAACCTTAGACCTTGATACATTTTTAGAAGTAATAGCGGTTGAATAA